A DNA window from Vigna angularis cultivar LongXiaoDou No.4 chromosome 1, ASM1680809v1, whole genome shotgun sequence contains the following coding sequences:
- the LOC108324457 gene encoding exonuclease 1, producing the protein MGIQGFLPLLKSIMVPINVKDLKGCSVAVDTYSWLHKGALSCSTELCKGIPTTRHIEYCMHRVNLLRHYGVKPILVFDGGLLPMKSEQEIKRARVRKDNFARAVEHESDGNSTAAYECYQKAVDISPQVARELIQVLKQENVQYIVAPYEADAQLTFLAISGQVDVVITEDSDLIPFGCPRILFKMDKFGQGVQFQYSMLQKNKELSFEGFNRQMVLEMCILSGCDYLQSLPGMGLKRAHASIKKFGSYDKVLKHLRYSGVSVPPLYEESFKKAIRTFQYQRVYDPINENIVHLSNIPDDIGDELDFLGPSIPKEIAQRIAKGDLDPITKMPFEGENLTARLTIAGTSQFETPRSESTKKKIDLPVQKNLLTKYFCVVSLEAKRKFRAPRLSPTTANETKNRTASIIDYENLANARHPNSHTECDSATKLSEFTESPYHVSMIHEEKKNPEHAVLQQPRQPIHKPCLGLHKEHGNTNVQDTVEEKTREVSRKVIVRSAYFQHKQVDKNACDEKLEYQSSGIVTDERKKAISDSDLCNDHLKNKDQGLHDKVEGQTRETTRKVIVRSAYFQHKQVEKNVRDAKQEYQSSGIVVDERKNAISDSYLCNNHLKNKDQGFHDIVEGKTRETTRKVIVRSAYFQHKQVEKNVCDEKQDYLSSGIVIDNRSAMSDSDLCNNHLKNKDLKRKLSPNDNIQNENLHPRQMQRASPPQSNGCCDRDVEGPVTENNGEEEKFGTNISHLGQYSEIAEKSMERFVSVISSFRCTSGTRVSGLRAPLKDVRNTSDNRPKTADFGQYAYVPKQTKIRRIAPGN; encoded by the exons ATGGGAATTCAGGGGTTTTTGCCGCTATTGAAATCGATTATGGTTCCAATCAATGTCAAGGACTTGAAGGGTTGTTCAGTAGCGGTAGACACCTATTCTTGGCTCCACAAAGGTGCCCTTTCTTGCAGCACCGAACTCTGCAAAGGGATACCCACTACCAG GCACATTGAGTATTGCATGCACAGAGTCAATTTGCTGCGCCATTATGGGGTTAAGCCCATTCTAGTGTTTGATGGAGGACTTCTGCCAATGAAGAGTGAACAAGAGATCAAGCGTGCCAG GGTTAGAAAGGATAATTTTGCACGTGCAGTTGAACACGAGTCAGATGGAAATTCAACTGCTGCTTATGAGTGCTACCAGAAAGCAGTTGATATCTCTCCCCAAGTTGCTCGTGAACTAATTCAG GTATTGAAGCAGGAGAATGTGCAGTATATTGTTGCTCCTTATGAGGCAGATGCCCAGCTGACATTCTTGGCAATTAGTGGACAAGTTGATGTAGTTATAACTGAAGATTCTGATCTTATACCATTTGGCTGCCCTAGA ATTCTCTTTAAAATGGACAAGTTTGGTCAAGGAGTTCAGTTCCAGTACTCTATGCTACAAAAGAATAAGGAGCTTAGTTTTGAAGGGTTCAACAGACAAATGGTTCTTGAAATGTGTATTTTAAGTGGCTGTGACTATCTTCAGTCCTTGCCAGGTATGGGTCTTAAAAGAGCCCATGcaagcataaaaaaatttggaagtTATGACAAG GTACTTAAGCACTTGAGATACAGTGGAGTTTCTGTGCCTCCCTTGTATGAAGAGTCATTCAAGAAGGCTATACGTACTTTCCAATATCAACGGGTTTATGATccaattaatgaaaatattgtCCATTTGTCTAATATACCAGATGATATTGGTGACGAGTTAGACTTTTTAGGCCCAT CCATTCCAAAAGAAATAGCACAAAGAATAGCAAAAGGGGATCTTGATCCAATTACCAAAATGCCATTTGAG GGAGAGAATCTTACAGCCAGATTGACAATTGCAGGAACTAGTCAATTTGAAACTCCTCGTTCTGAAAGTACAAAGAAAAAGATTGATTTGCCTGTGCAGAAGAATCTCTTGACCAAGTATTTTT GTGTTGTTTCACTTGAAGCAAAAAGGAAATTCAGAGCACCTCGGTTGTCCCCTACTACTGCTAATGAAACAAAGAACCGTACTGCATCAATCATTGACTATGAGAATTTGGCCAATGCCCGTCATCCTAATAGCCAT ACTGAATGTGATTCTGCCACAAAACTATCTGAATTTACAGAGTCTCCATATCATG TTTCTATGATCCATGAGGAGAAGAAGAACCCTGAACATGCAGTACTGCAACAGCCTAGGCAGCCTATTCATAAACCATGTTTGGGTTTGCATAAGGAGCATGGGAACACTAATGTCCAAGACACAGTAGAAGAGAAAACCAGGGAGGTATCTAGAAAGGTTATTGTTAGGAGTGCTTATTTTCAGCACAAGCAAGTGGACAAGAATGCTTGTGATGAAAAACTTGAGTACCAATCCTCTGGCATTGTCActgatgagagaaaaaaagccATATCTGACAGTGATTTATGTAATGATCATTTGAAGAATAAAGACCAGGGACTCCATGACAAAGTTGAAGGACAAACCAGGGAGACAACAAGAAAGGTAATTGTAAGGAGCGCTTATTTTCAGCACAAACAAGTGGAAAAGAATGTTCGTGATGCAAAACAAGAGTACCAGTCCTCTGGCATTGTCGTTGATGAGAGAAAAAATGCCATATCTGACAGCTATTTATGTAATAACCATTTGAAGAATAAAGATCAGGGATTCCATGACATAGTTGAAGGTAAAACCAGGGAGACAACTAGAAAGGTAATTGTAAGGAGTGCTTATTTTCAGCACAAGCAAGTAGAAAAGAATGTTTGTGATGAAAAACAAGATTACCTGTCCTCTGGCATAGTCATTGACAACAGAAGTGCCATGTCTGACAGTGATTTATGTAACAACCATTTGAAGAATAAAGACTTGAAAAGGAAGCTTTCTCCTAATGACAATATTCAAAAT GAAAATTTGCATCCTAGGCAAATGCAGCGTGCTTCACCTCCTCAAAGTAATG GTTGCTGTGATCGCGACGTTGAAGGACCAGTTACAGAGAATAATGGCGAGGAAGAAAAATTCGGGACAAACATTTCCCATTTGGGTCAGTATTCAGAAATAGCTGAGAAGTCTATGGAAAGATTTGTCTCTGTGATATCATCCTTTAGGTGCACTTCTGGTACTCGTGTCAGTGGTCTCCGAGCTCCCCTGAAAGATGTTCGAAACACTTCCGATAATAg GCCAAAAACTGCGGACTTTGGACAATATGCATATGTGCCAAAGCAGACAAAGATTAGAAGAATAGCTCCTGGGAATTAA